The Sphingomonas sanxanigenens DSM 19645 = NX02 genome includes a region encoding these proteins:
- a CDS encoding LuxR C-terminal-related transcriptional regulator, with protein sequence MTALPRVMPLPATYDGSATAETGNRQSAAFREFDLFAPPAPLTADVRLERLARLIEPIGPQRVLQVYGPTGLGKTTLLANHASACRALQRQVRWLDLRSVHIQDEGAFRRVLSAALCAGDESHADFDRIRAAVRLDADPVLVIDANALDVGPLGRVLAELVHCTGPELQLWVVSRRPASAMLAELRSPHLVRTLDPAALLFDHDETGRNAAEGGAGHVGSAAEGWPLAEAIVAALPPEGAGADRLLDHDGGLLEAAIRDGIWRDLPAATRDLLAETAMVEWVDERYLSRVAAPLAAFPILDDIATLVPLVRVRRGTSGGFSIHPLLRAFALRQLERSEPAHRNRAYRQALLHHAERREPEAAIALVRDTGDQGLARMAFETFTSTELLRSSGYNRLRSAMAQLIPEAAEQSAQIRITQAVVAMKEGRFPEARRLLESARETLSEDLAYQSPSLSRVYADFIISQHTLAFHAHTELTESQLSEGAFWSTYTNDLTNAAFVYALRSLHYLRRGEIALAQDQIEISRDKYERATSYYGLGSALLVDGMIALAAGRLGRAETLATEARLLITRAMPDDAGLMAVAECVLCEVAFERGNADGLFERVDAALRDLEACDGWPDAFVIGYRVGARAAMATGSEQRALGLLNRAIRLMRGRGLSDIERYCRILRADVSAKSGGGMQGWRTGEIATNLLAPDWIGWCESDETELLDGHEALKAGDQGRLGNIVRRLEDVAAESGRRITAIRALLLSAVGAFARDHMSEAVQHLEKAVGLAEAEAIAQPFIEHGPKMLLILEAMKADPSRLRMGRGTRGFCAGLARTIAARSQDADGGAVFVPRELQVIRFLAQRQSNKAIARELGLSASAVKFHLSNIYRKLGVNKRHEAVIEAQRIGVSL encoded by the coding sequence ATGACGGCCCTGCCGCGCGTCATGCCTCTACCCGCAACATATGACGGGTCCGCGACAGCAGAAACGGGCAATCGGCAAAGCGCGGCGTTTCGCGAATTCGATCTTTTCGCTCCGCCCGCACCCCTCACCGCCGATGTGCGTCTCGAGCGGCTGGCACGCCTGATCGAACCGATCGGGCCGCAACGGGTCTTGCAGGTCTACGGCCCGACCGGGCTCGGCAAGACGACGTTGCTCGCCAATCACGCCTCGGCCTGCCGCGCCTTGCAGCGGCAGGTTCGCTGGCTCGATCTGCGCAGCGTCCACATCCAGGATGAGGGCGCATTCAGGCGGGTGCTGTCCGCCGCGCTATGCGCGGGCGATGAAAGCCACGCCGATTTCGATCGTATCCGTGCTGCCGTTCGCCTGGACGCCGATCCGGTTCTCGTGATCGACGCCAATGCGCTGGACGTCGGACCGCTTGGTCGCGTGCTGGCGGAACTGGTGCACTGCACCGGTCCCGAACTGCAGCTGTGGGTGGTCTCGCGTCGTCCCGCCTCGGCGATGCTTGCCGAACTGCGCTCGCCGCATCTCGTTCGCACGCTCGATCCCGCCGCTCTGCTGTTCGACCATGATGAAACGGGGCGCAATGCGGCCGAAGGCGGCGCAGGCCATGTGGGCAGCGCCGCGGAAGGCTGGCCACTGGCCGAAGCCATAGTCGCTGCCCTCCCGCCCGAAGGCGCCGGCGCCGACCGATTGCTCGACCATGACGGGGGGCTGCTGGAGGCGGCGATCCGCGACGGCATCTGGCGGGATCTCCCGGCCGCGACCCGCGATCTGCTGGCGGAAACCGCTATGGTCGAATGGGTGGACGAGCGATACCTGTCCCGCGTCGCGGCCCCGCTCGCCGCATTTCCAATACTGGACGACATTGCCACGCTGGTGCCGCTCGTCAGGGTTCGTCGCGGGACGAGCGGCGGTTTCTCCATCCATCCCCTGCTACGGGCCTTTGCCTTGCGCCAGCTGGAACGCAGCGAGCCCGCTCACAGGAACCGGGCCTACAGGCAGGCGCTGCTCCATCATGCCGAGCGCCGCGAGCCCGAAGCGGCGATCGCCCTGGTCCGCGACACCGGCGATCAGGGGCTCGCGCGCATGGCTTTCGAGACGTTCACGAGCACCGAACTGCTGCGCAGTTCCGGTTATAACCGGCTGCGTTCCGCGATGGCGCAGTTGATACCGGAGGCGGCCGAGCAATCGGCACAGATCCGCATCACGCAGGCGGTCGTCGCGATGAAGGAGGGCCGTTTTCCCGAGGCCCGCAGGCTTCTCGAATCCGCGCGCGAAACGCTGAGCGAGGACTTGGCCTACCAGTCGCCGTCGCTGTCGCGGGTCTATGCGGATTTTATCATTTCCCAGCACACCCTGGCGTTCCACGCGCATACCGAGCTGACCGAATCGCAGCTATCGGAAGGCGCTTTCTGGTCGACCTACACCAATGATCTGACCAACGCGGCCTTCGTCTATGCCTTGCGGAGCCTGCACTACCTGCGCCGGGGAGAGATCGCGCTCGCGCAGGACCAGATCGAGATATCCCGCGACAAATATGAACGCGCGACGAGCTATTATGGTCTCGGCTCGGCGTTGCTCGTCGACGGCATGATCGCCCTTGCGGCCGGGCGGCTCGGCAGGGCGGAGACGCTGGCGACCGAGGCGCGGCTGCTGATCACGCGCGCCATGCCGGACGATGCGGGCCTGATGGCCGTAGCCGAATGCGTGCTGTGCGAGGTTGCGTTCGAGCGGGGCAATGCCGATGGCCTGTTCGAACGCGTGGATGCCGCGCTTCGCGACCTCGAGGCGTGTGACGGATGGCCCGACGCTTTCGTGATCGGCTATCGCGTGGGCGCACGCGCGGCCATGGCCACGGGCAGCGAGCAACGCGCGCTTGGCCTGCTGAACCGGGCGATCCGGCTCATGCGCGGCCGCGGCCTAAGCGATATCGAGCGCTACTGCCGCATCCTGCGCGCCGATGTCTCAGCGAAGAGCGGGGGCGGGATGCAAGGCTGGCGTACCGGGGAAATCGCGACCAACCTCCTGGCGCCAGACTGGATCGGATGGTGCGAGAGCGACGAGACGGAGCTGCTTGACGGACACGAGGCGCTGAAAGCCGGCGACCAAGGTCGCTTGGGCAACATCGTCAGGCGGCTGGAGGATGTCGCGGCCGAATCCGGACGGCGGATCACAGCGATCCGCGCTCTTCTCCTCTCGGCAGTGGGCGCGTTCGCCCGTGATCATATGAGCGAAGCCGTACAGCATCTCGAGAAAGCCGTCGGCCTCGCGGAGGCCGAGGCTATCGCGCAGCCCTTTATCGAGCATGGCCCGAAGATGCTTCTGATCCTGGAGGCGATGAAGGCGGACCCCAGCCGACTTAGAATGGGGCGCGGCACGCGGGGGTTCTGCGCGGGTCTGGCGCGCACGATTGCGGCGCGCAGCCAGGATGCCGACGGCGGCGCGGTTTTCGTTCCGCGTGAACTGCAAGTGATCCGCTTCCTGGCGCAGCGCCAATCCAACAAGGCGATTGCGCGTGAGCTGGGCTTGTCCGCGAGCGCGGTCAAATTCCATTTGAGCAACATATACCGTAAGTTGGGCGTCAATAAGCGCCATGAAGCGGTCATCGAGGCTCAGCGTATCGGCGTCTCCCTTTGA
- a CDS encoding LysR substrate-binding domain-containing protein, whose translation MATQRPTDGTMQDLNDLYYFAAVVDHGGFSSAGRALGIQKSRLSRRVLLLEERLGVRLLNRSSRRFSVTDIGREFYERCVAMRVEAEAAEQIAAEVQAAPRGVVRMSCPTALLSFQFGELIARFMMLNPGIQVHLDSTNRRVDVIAEGFDLAIRVRFPPLESTDLVMRRLDESSQCLVAAPALIANAPRSPADLQGLPSLDQVRPNRGHAWELHHADGQVATVPHAPRLITDDMSVLRNAAMAGAGAVQLPTIFIWDDVRTGRLAHILPEWRPRPGIVHAVFPSRRGLLPSVRALVDFLASECAIQRARSDLVLPPADHAGSV comes from the coding sequence GTGGCGACGCAGCGTCCTACTGACGGGACGATGCAGGACCTGAACGACCTTTACTATTTCGCGGCCGTGGTCGACCATGGCGGCTTCTCGTCGGCGGGGCGCGCGCTCGGCATCCAGAAATCGCGGTTGAGCCGCCGCGTCCTTCTTCTGGAGGAGCGGTTGGGCGTGCGCCTCCTCAACCGGTCCTCGCGCCGCTTCTCGGTGACCGACATCGGCCGCGAGTTCTACGAGCGTTGCGTGGCGATGCGGGTCGAGGCGGAAGCAGCCGAGCAGATCGCCGCGGAGGTGCAGGCCGCGCCGCGCGGCGTGGTGCGGATGAGTTGCCCCACGGCGCTGCTCTCCTTCCAGTTCGGCGAACTGATCGCGCGCTTCATGATGCTGAATCCCGGCATCCAGGTGCATCTGGACAGCACCAACCGGCGCGTCGACGTGATTGCGGAAGGGTTCGATCTGGCGATCCGCGTGCGGTTTCCGCCGCTGGAATCGACCGATCTCGTCATGCGCCGGCTCGACGAAAGCAGCCAGTGCCTCGTCGCCGCACCGGCGCTGATCGCCAACGCGCCACGATCGCCCGCCGATCTGCAGGGCCTGCCCAGCCTCGATCAGGTGCGGCCAAATCGCGGCCACGCCTGGGAATTGCACCACGCCGATGGCCAGGTGGCGACCGTACCGCATGCTCCGCGCCTGATCACCGACGACATGTCCGTCCTGCGCAATGCCGCGATGGCGGGCGCGGGGGCGGTGCAACTGCCGACGATCTTCATCTGGGACGACGTCAGAACAGGCCGCCTCGCCCACATCCTTCCGGAATGGCGACCCCGGCCGGGCATCGTCCACGCCGTCTTCCCGTCACGACGCGGGCTGCTTCCCTCCGTGCGCGCGCTGGTGGACTTTCTCGCCAGCGAATGCGCCATCCAGCGGGCAAGGTCCGATCTGGTGCTGCCGCCCGCCGACCATGCAGGGTCGGTGTGA
- a CDS encoding pirin family protein, which translates to MAKKILGRYGNDRQHWVGDGFPVRSLFSYNMLGAHISPFLLLDYAGPHIFAPTKQRRGVGEHPHRGFETVTIVYDGEVEHRDSAGNGGVIGPGDVQWMTAAGGIVHEEYHSPGFARTGGPFRMVQLWVNLPAKDKMAPAGYQGISKADIPVVSLPRGAGKARIIAGEYRGTKGAARTFTPINLWDLSLKADADLTLDLPEGHTAMIVVLTGHVTVGDGHGAGEAEVLLLDREGSDIAVHADGDAKLLVLTGEPIDEPIVGYGPFVMNSEAEIRQAADDFNNGRFVAAAS; encoded by the coding sequence ATGGCCAAGAAGATACTCGGCCGGTACGGCAACGACCGGCAGCACTGGGTGGGCGACGGCTTCCCGGTCCGCTCGCTCTTCTCTTACAACATGCTGGGCGCGCATATCAGCCCGTTCCTGCTGCTCGATTATGCGGGGCCGCATATCTTCGCACCGACGAAGCAGCGGCGCGGCGTCGGCGAGCATCCGCACCGCGGCTTCGAGACCGTCACCATCGTCTATGACGGCGAGGTCGAGCATCGCGATTCCGCCGGCAATGGCGGGGTGATCGGTCCCGGCGATGTCCAGTGGATGACGGCGGCCGGCGGCATCGTTCACGAGGAATATCATTCGCCCGGTTTCGCCCGGACGGGCGGGCCCTTCCGCATGGTGCAGCTCTGGGTGAACCTGCCTGCCAAGGATAAGATGGCGCCCGCCGGCTATCAGGGCATATCGAAAGCCGACATTCCCGTCGTCTCGCTCCCCCGCGGCGCGGGCAAGGCGCGCATCATCGCCGGCGAGTATCGCGGAACGAAAGGGGCGGCGCGCACCTTCACCCCGATCAACCTGTGGGATCTGAGCCTGAAGGCCGACGCGGACCTGACGCTGGATCTGCCCGAAGGCCATACCGCGATGATCGTGGTGCTGACCGGCCATGTCACGGTGGGAGACGGGCATGGCGCAGGCGAGGCCGAAGTCCTGCTGCTCGATCGCGAGGGCAGCGACATCGCCGTCCACGCCGATGGCGACGCCAAGCTGCTGGTCCTGACCGGCGAGCCGATCGACGAGCCGATCGTGGGCTATGGGCCGTTCGTGATGAACAGCGAGGCGGAGATCCGCCAGGCTGCCGACGACTTCAACAACGGCCGCTTCGTCGCGGCCGCATCCTGA
- a CDS encoding hydrolase encodes MASEAIRNAQTDDLLTPENSAFIIIDYQPIQVSSIRSIPRDELVFNIVSTAKAAVNFNLPIIHSTVNVATGRNKPPIQELQDVLGHLPTYDRTSINSWEDSEFKQAVKALGRRKLIMTALWTEACLTFPALDAIREGYEVYVPVDAVGGTSLAAHEAALRRVEQAGAKLISRVQMYCELQRDWAREATVPGFMDVFESFDGFNPEKAAQSAANG; translated from the coding sequence ATGGCCAGTGAAGCGATCCGCAACGCGCAGACCGATGACCTTCTCACCCCCGAGAATTCGGCCTTCATCATCATCGACTATCAACCGATCCAGGTGTCCTCGATCCGCTCGATCCCGCGCGATGAACTGGTGTTCAACATCGTGAGCACCGCCAAGGCGGCGGTGAACTTCAACCTTCCGATCATCCACTCGACCGTCAACGTCGCGACCGGCCGCAACAAGCCGCCCATCCAGGAACTGCAGGACGTGCTCGGCCATCTGCCGACCTATGACCGGACGTCGATCAACAGCTGGGAGGACTCCGAATTCAAGCAGGCGGTCAAGGCGCTCGGCCGCCGCAAGCTGATCATGACCGCGCTGTGGACCGAGGCCTGCCTGACCTTCCCGGCGCTCGACGCGATCCGGGAAGGCTATGAGGTCTATGTGCCGGTCGATGCGGTCGGCGGCACGTCGCTCGCCGCGCACGAGGCCGCGCTGCGCCGCGTCGAACAGGCGGGCGCGAAGCTGATCAGCCGGGTTCAGATGTATTGCGAACTCCAGCGCGATTGGGCGCGCGAGGCGACCGTGCCCGGCTTCATGGATGTCTTCGAGAGTTTCGACGGCTTCAACCCCGAAAAGGCAGCGCAGAGCGCGGCGAACGGCTGA
- the zwf gene encoding glucose-6-phosphate dehydrogenase, producing METRLPAGTFGPAASSRLLLFGATGDLSQRMLLTSLFGLDEDGLLDPDLRIVATAIEPLSSEEFRRLAEGALLKYLDTARATAPALKRFLARLSYVRVDASDPAHFSPLADAVGPIGGGLSIFLSTAPSLFGPTIAGLSQTGLAGETARLALEKPLGSDLASSRLINDAVAAVFPENRVFRLDHYLGKETVQNLLALRFGNALFEPLWNAQGIEHVQISVAETVGLEGRGAYFDGMGSLRDMVQNHMLQLLALVAMEPPSSLNPQSVRDEKVKVLTSLRPVGQRDSIAGQYTAGAIGGALVGGYIDELGGPSDAETFVAIKAHVDNWRWKGVPFYLRTGKRLPIRRSEIVIQFRPVHHSIFGAPGGSLQPNKLVIGLQPEENIRLLLMTKQPGLYRMGLRLREVPLDLGMADAFSDVRRRIAYERLLLDLIEGDPTLFVRRDEIEAQWRWIDDIRAGWASRGSGPRPYSAGTWGPSAAIALAERDGVSWHE from the coding sequence ATGGAGACACGCTTGCCAGCGGGCACTTTCGGACCCGCCGCATCTTCGCGGCTGCTGTTGTTCGGCGCGACCGGTGATCTTTCACAACGGATGTTGCTGACATCCCTCTTCGGACTTGACGAGGATGGACTGCTTGATCCCGATCTTCGGATCGTGGCGACGGCGATCGAGCCGCTATCTAGCGAAGAGTTCCGGCGGCTTGCTGAAGGGGCGCTCCTCAAATATCTGGATACCGCGCGAGCGACGGCGCCGGCGCTGAAGCGGTTCCTCGCCCGATTATCCTATGTGCGTGTGGACGCATCCGATCCGGCCCACTTCAGCCCGCTGGCCGACGCAGTCGGGCCGATCGGCGGCGGTCTCTCGATCTTCCTTTCAACCGCGCCCAGCCTGTTCGGGCCGACGATCGCGGGCCTCAGTCAAACAGGGCTGGCCGGCGAAACGGCACGGCTTGCGCTCGAAAAGCCGTTGGGCAGCGATCTCGCTTCAAGCCGGTTGATCAACGATGCCGTAGCGGCCGTCTTTCCGGAAAACCGGGTCTTTCGCCTTGATCATTACCTCGGAAAGGAGACGGTCCAGAACTTGCTCGCCCTTCGCTTCGGCAATGCCCTGTTCGAGCCACTCTGGAATGCGCAAGGCATAGAGCATGTTCAGATCAGCGTTGCAGAGACTGTCGGCCTGGAGGGGCGTGGTGCCTATTTCGACGGCATGGGATCGCTGCGGGACATGGTGCAAAACCACATGCTGCAGCTGCTGGCACTCGTCGCGATGGAGCCGCCATCATCGTTGAACCCGCAGTCGGTCCGGGACGAGAAGGTCAAGGTGTTGACCTCACTGCGACCGGTCGGCCAACGGGACAGCATCGCAGGGCAATATACCGCCGGCGCGATCGGCGGCGCTCTGGTGGGTGGCTATATCGACGAACTCGGCGGCCCATCCGACGCTGAGACATTCGTCGCGATCAAGGCGCATGTCGATAATTGGCGGTGGAAGGGCGTGCCCTTCTATCTGCGGACCGGCAAGCGCCTGCCGATTCGCCGCTCAGAGATCGTCATCCAGTTCAGGCCGGTGCACCATTCGATATTTGGGGCGCCCGGAGGAAGTCTCCAGCCCAACAAGCTTGTGATCGGCCTGCAACCTGAAGAGAATATCCGCCTGCTGTTGATGACCAAACAACCTGGTCTCTATCGCATGGGTCTCAGGCTGCGCGAAGTGCCGCTCGATCTCGGGATGGCCGATGCCTTCTCTGATGTCCGCAGGCGGATTGCTTATGAGCGATTGCTGCTCGACCTGATCGAGGGTGATCCGACTCTTTTCGTCCGAAGGGATGAAATCGAGGCGCAGTGGCGATGGATTGACGACATCCGCGCCGGATGGGCTTCCCGCGGAAGTGGACCGCGGCCGTATAGCGCCGGGACGTGGGGTCCTTCCGCCGCAATCGCGCTTGCCGAGCGGGACGGCGTCAGTTGGCATGAATGA
- a CDS encoding ROK family transcriptional regulator, with translation MNKRGSNAVGVRRYNERLILATVRRLNGASKADLSRITGLSPQAAVRIVESLAEEGRLVKAGKRTGGIGQPSIIYRINGDSGCTIGVEIGRDRLVCTMLDFDGRIITSESTNTPFPSPASAVEHIKSFTRQSMPELHQEQRNGFLGYGVAMPWFIGEWREEAGIASQQAAAWADPGLEAFFQHELNDTVIFENDGNAGALAELMSGTGAGLTNFLYIHIGNFVGGGLILNGEIKRGKNGNAGALASMPVPKVGGIDFLLHSASLYNLPGGTDGSQAAWDGWMARCTDALVFTIIGANSLLDLDAVVIGGTLSNERLTTMQALIHDKIRHVAPEDFFCPELRIGQNCGNAPAIGAALLPLFSTYTPNLVSLQKGHTPSTSA, from the coding sequence GTGAACAAGCGTGGCAGCAACGCGGTCGGAGTGCGGCGTTACAACGAGCGCCTCATCCTCGCGACGGTAAGGCGGCTCAACGGCGCCTCAAAAGCCGATCTGTCCAGAATCACCGGCCTGTCCCCCCAGGCGGCCGTACGCATTGTCGAGAGCCTCGCGGAGGAGGGCCGCCTGGTCAAGGCTGGAAAGCGGACGGGGGGAATCGGTCAACCCTCGATCATCTATCGGATCAACGGCGACAGTGGTTGTACGATCGGCGTAGAAATCGGCCGTGACCGGCTGGTGTGCACCATGCTCGATTTTGATGGTCGCATCATCACCTCCGAGAGCACGAACACACCGTTTCCGAGCCCGGCCAGCGCAGTTGAGCATATCAAATCCTTTACGCGTCAATCCATGCCGGAACTGCATCAGGAGCAGCGCAACGGCTTTCTCGGCTATGGCGTTGCCATGCCCTGGTTCATCGGGGAGTGGCGCGAAGAGGCTGGCATCGCGTCCCAGCAGGCCGCAGCCTGGGCAGATCCCGGTCTGGAGGCCTTTTTCCAGCATGAACTCAATGACACTGTCATTTTCGAGAATGACGGCAACGCGGGCGCGCTGGCGGAACTTATGTCCGGCACAGGCGCAGGTCTCACGAACTTTCTTTATATCCATATCGGTAACTTCGTCGGCGGCGGGCTCATTCTTAACGGCGAAATCAAGCGCGGAAAAAATGGCAATGCTGGCGCGCTTGCTTCCATGCCCGTGCCGAAAGTCGGCGGCATTGATTTCCTGTTGCACTCTGCTTCACTTTATAACCTGCCCGGCGGCACGGACGGGTCTCAGGCTGCATGGGATGGTTGGATGGCACGATGCACGGATGCGCTCGTCTTCACCATCATCGGTGCCAACAGCCTTCTCGATCTCGATGCGGTCGTGATCGGAGGCACGCTTTCGAACGAGCGGCTGACGACGATGCAGGCGCTCATCCATGACAAAATCCGGCACGTTGCTCCGGAAGATTTCTTCTGTCCGGAACTGAGGATTGGACAAAATTGCGGCAACGCTCCGGCAATCGGCGCTGCCTTATTGCCTCTGTTCTCTACCTATACGCCAAATCTTGTGTCCCTTCAGAAGGGACACACCCCATCCACGTCGGCCTGA